CTGACTTCATCGTCATTATTATAGCTAGTAAAGtaataagaaataatataTCAATTGTATAATTTCAGAAGATATTCGAGCCGATTGCTCAAGTGCAGCCGAGCCCTAAAGAGGTTCAAAATGTGGATGTGAAAATCAACTATGCTGGTCACGACATCCTGAACCTGATGGCTACACTGTCCGACCCGAGGTGGAACTACCGAGCCACCGTGCTGCCGACCAACAACCCATCGCTGTTCTTCGCCAACCGTTCCCAGTACCATCGCCTGGGACCCTTCGGAACCCGCACACAGTATGTACATGATTCTTGTCGCCAATGTGGCTTCTCCTTTGTGGTGGCCGCCACAGACTGATGTGACAATGCTGCATCTTAAATTCTGAACAAATTATGGCTAGGAAGGACTGGGTAGCAGCAGGGTGACAATTATTGAAATGATcctgtaaataaacaataagcTATGATTTTCACGTCTGTGAATAGGTGTCCCAAGTTTTACTTATTCACAGTAagaccaaaaaaatattgtttatttttttataacttgaATTCCTAATAGTATAGCAGTCGCAAAATCCTACCAAATAAGTTATGAGAACCAAAATTAATgaagttattgttaaatggATCACCCTGTTGCTACCCTGACTAGATGACTGT
This is a stretch of genomic DNA from Plutella xylostella chromosome 4, ilPluXylo3.1, whole genome shotgun sequence. It encodes these proteins:
- the LOC105397897 gene encoding uncharacterized protein LOC105397897 translates to MALSVVLPLSGLETENFNSFSSFGHIIDIAGLSQSSPSPSASSESSGIGSLGSLKSESVSSDSSLPSSPQTTEKKIFEPIAQVQPSPKEVQNVDVKINYAGHDILNLMATLSDPRWNYRATVLPTNNPSLFFANRSQYHRLGPFGTRTQYVHDSCRQCGFSFVVAATD